CCATTAGATGGTTCGTCTAATACTAAAATTTCTGGCTTTTTAATTAATGCCATTGCAATTCCAAGTCTTTGTTTCATACCTAAAGAAAAGTCCTTAACCTTTTTCTTTTTATCGACATTTAAATTGACTAAGCTTAAAACACTATTAATTTCGCTGAAATCAACGCTTTCATTTAAACACACAATTTTCAAATTATCTTGTGCACTTAAATGATTATATGTCGCAGGTGTTTCAATAAGCGAACCAACTTTGTGCAAATCATTTCGTGTCATTGGTCTATTATCTAATTTAATTTCCCCTGAATCTTGTTGAAGTATGCCACATATAATTTTCATAAGTGTCGTTTTA
The genomic region above belongs to Staphylococcus aureus and contains:
- a CDS encoding lantibiotic protection ABC transporter ATP-binding subunit, which codes for MAKLVTENISKRFKNQDVLKHINITLENNEVYGLLGINGAGKTTLMKIICGILQQDSGEIKLDNRPMTRNDLHKVGSLIETPATYNHLSAQDNLKIVCLNESVDFSEINSVLSLVNLNVDKKKKVKDFSLGMKQRLGIAMALIKKPEILVLDEPSNGLDPYGIQELRELLKLLTEQGTSIIISSHILSEIQVLADHIGIIHEGELKYQQRNNKDENLEEIFFKITKGDYK